A window of Lacibacter sediminis contains these coding sequences:
- a CDS encoding ABC transporter ATP-binding protein, producing the protein MQSVIHLEQLRKSYYLGKQELPVLKGIDLDINKNEFVALMGPSGSGKSTLMNILGCLDTLTDGKYVLNGNDVSKMNDNELAEIRNQEIGFVFQQFNLLPRLSALENVALPLIYAGVSKKERTERALEMLEKVSLADRSHHKPNELSGGQIQRVAIARALVNRPSIILADEPTGNLDSKTSVEIMGLITDIHKLGNTVVLVTHEEDIARYAKRVVRLRDGLIETDQTREELALHA; encoded by the coding sequence ATGCAATCAGTTATTCACCTCGAGCAACTACGCAAAAGCTATTATCTCGGCAAACAGGAACTTCCTGTTTTAAAAGGTATTGATCTTGACATTAATAAAAATGAATTTGTAGCATTGATGGGGCCATCAGGTTCTGGAAAAAGCACCTTGATGAATATTCTTGGTTGCCTTGATACCCTCACCGATGGTAAATATGTTTTGAATGGCAATGATGTGAGCAAGATGAATGATAATGAACTTGCTGAAATACGTAACCAGGAAATTGGATTTGTGTTTCAACAGTTTAACCTCTTGCCACGTTTAAGCGCTTTGGAAAATGTAGCGTTACCACTTATTTATGCAGGGGTATCAAAAAAGGAACGAACAGAACGTGCATTGGAAATGCTGGAGAAAGTAAGCCTTGCCGACAGATCGCACCACAAACCAAATGAATTAAGTGGTGGTCAGATTCAACGTGTGGCCATTGCACGTGCACTTGTGAACAGGCCATCCATTATTCTTGCGGATGAGCCTACCGGTAACCTCGATTCAAAAACATCGGTTGAGATCATGGGATTGATCACTGATATTCATAAACTCGGTAATACAGTTGTTTTGGTAACACATGAAGAAGATATTGCCCGCTATGCCAAGCGTGTTGTGCGTTTGCGTGACGGATTAATTGAAACCGATCAGACACGTGAAGAACTCGCACTACACGCCTGA
- the gatC gene encoding Asp-tRNA(Asn)/Glu-tRNA(Gln) amidotransferase subunit GatC yields MEVNHALIDKLSLLARLEIKPEEKEKLRDDLQQMIGFIEKLQELDTRGIEPLIHLTEEINVLREDELKGSVERETGLENAALRNDHFFMVPKVIKK; encoded by the coding sequence ATGGAAGTAAACCATGCACTTATTGATAAATTAAGCCTGCTTGCAAGGCTGGAGATCAAACCCGAAGAAAAAGAAAAACTAAGGGACGATCTGCAGCAAATGATCGGCTTTATTGAAAAATTGCAAGAGCTTGATACAAGAGGCATCGAACCTTTGATTCACCTTACTGAAGAAATCAATGTGTTACGTGAAGATGAACTGAAGGGTTCTGTTGAAAGAGAAACAGGTCTTGAAAATGCGGCACTTCGGAATGATCATTTTTTTATGGTACCGAAAGTCATCAAAAAATAA
- the mgtE gene encoding magnesium transporter — protein sequence MSLELEQEVSLKEQFEELMIREDKLEIQEFLNNQNISDVAELVYEFPDYESQMLANMSVHRAASVFKILDLPTQKQIIKELPPFKTAELLNELPADDRTSFLEELPGSVVRELIKLLNPEERKITLSLLGYPENSIGRLMTPDYVYIYPHNTVAEVFDTIRKYGKDSETINVLYIINEKGELVDDIRIRDIILAAPDKKVEEIIDGRFIALNVYDDQETANEAFKMNNRVALPVVSNTNKLLGIVTIDDVLWVANEEFSEDMQKMGGTEALDEPYIETPIFKLFKKRVVWLIILFFGELLTISAMQGYQDEIAKVVVLATFIPLIISSGGNSGSQASTLIIQAMALGEISIADWWRIMRREIVSGLLLGSSLCIIALSVIFVWSSFTTTFGDHAMLIGLTVGCSLIGIVLWGTLMGSMLPLILKRLGADPAASSTPFVATLVDVTGLLIYFSMAYLFLSGVLL from the coding sequence ATGAGTCTTGAACTGGAACAGGAAGTATCATTAAAGGAGCAGTTTGAAGAACTGATGATACGTGAAGACAAGCTGGAGATACAGGAATTCCTCAATAACCAGAACATCAGCGATGTGGCCGAACTGGTGTACGAATTTCCCGATTATGAAAGCCAGATGCTGGCAAATATGAGTGTACATAGAGCTGCCAGCGTGTTTAAGATCCTGGATCTGCCCACGCAAAAACAGATCATTAAAGAGCTCCCGCCTTTTAAAACAGCAGAGTTGCTTAATGAATTGCCTGCCGATGATCGCACCTCATTTCTTGAAGAATTGCCGGGCAGTGTGGTAAGAGAACTGATCAAATTACTGAACCCCGAAGAACGGAAAATCACCCTGTCGTTGCTGGGTTACCCGGAGAATAGTATCGGTCGTTTGATGACCCCTGATTACGTTTACATTTATCCTCATAACACCGTTGCCGAAGTATTTGACACCATCCGTAAATACGGAAAAGACAGTGAAACCATCAACGTGTTGTACATCATCAATGAAAAAGGGGAATTGGTTGATGACATCCGCATCAGGGATATTATTCTTGCTGCGCCTGATAAGAAAGTGGAAGAAATTATCGACGGCCGTTTTATTGCCCTGAATGTGTATGACGACCAGGAAACCGCCAACGAAGCGTTTAAGATGAATAACCGGGTGGCACTTCCCGTGGTAAGTAATACCAACAAACTGCTGGGTATTGTAACCATTGATGACGTGTTGTGGGTAGCCAATGAAGAATTTAGTGAAGACATGCAGAAAATGGGTGGTACCGAAGCCTTGGATGAGCCCTATATTGAAACACCCATCTTTAAGCTTTTTAAAAAACGGGTAGTGTGGCTCATCATTTTATTTTTTGGTGAACTGCTGACTATTTCGGCAATGCAGGGTTACCAGGATGAAATTGCCAAAGTGGTGGTTCTTGCCACTTTCATCCCACTTATCATTTCAAGTGGAGGCAATAGCGGTTCGCAGGCATCTACACTCATTATCCAGGCAATGGCGCTGGGAGAAATAAGCATTGCCGATTGGTGGCGCATCATGCGCAGAGAGATCGTTTCGGGATTGCTCTTAGGTTCTTCGTTATGCATCATTGCACTTTCTGTGATCTTTGTATGGAGTTCGTTTACCACAACCTTTGGTGATCATGCCATGCTCATTGGATTAACGGTGGGCTGTTCCCTCATTGGTATTGTTCTGTGGGGCACATTAATGGGCTCTATGCTTCCGTTGATCTTAAAGAGATTGGGAGCCGATCCGGCTGCTTCATCCACTCCTTTTGTTGCCACGCTTGTTGATGTAACTGGTTTGCTCATTTATTTTTCTATGGCCTATTTATTTTTAAGCGGTGTTTTATTGTAG
- a CDS encoding SET domain-containing protein translates to MRLTCLFIADTEEKGRAVFTNEPIAAGTIIESSPVIVMSADERKLLDQTLLHDYIFEWGPEHDECALALGWISIYNHSYRSNAEYFMDFNSSMMMIKTVHKIAAGEEITINYNGEWNDEKKVWFDVKD, encoded by the coding sequence ATGCGTTTAACCTGTTTGTTTATTGCTGATACCGAAGAGAAAGGCCGGGCTGTGTTTACGAATGAACCCATTGCTGCGGGAACGATCATTGAGTCTTCGCCTGTAATTGTCATGAGTGCCGATGAACGCAAGCTACTTGATCAAACCCTGCTGCACGATTATATTTTTGAATGGGGACCTGAACATGATGAATGTGCACTTGCACTTGGGTGGATATCGATTTACAATCATTCTTACAGAAGCAATGCAGAATATTTCATGGATTTCAACAGCAGCATGATGATGATCAAAACGGTGCATAAAATTGCAGCGGGAGAAGAAATTACAATAAATTATAATGGGGAGTGGAATGATGAGAAGAAAGTATGGTTCGATGTGAAGGATTGA
- a CDS encoding T9SS type A sorting domain-containing protein: protein MIRKLLLLLVVITILQNTSYSQGAEIYGNCFYRSTTETIVVRLALSNPTGSNQGQMRLMGMRFGFQYNADQVTYEGYYSYMTGLNDGSYLPFIGPDTQAGGADIDPNLFSGTGLRTAPILNPNGTSKIMTVRYINRSTADCDNGLGIPAGTTAILLDIFFKLKNPGVRPPSYYHLTDPDYGFGDPQFIAQFFDKQNGGHTASLTDSYKEIGVTAIREGNSNNPYQPFDISDCDNQNYNPITIGKDDVNFITPINGVLSGKAIDATVQDKDNHVLVNWKSEYNQLVDYFEVQRKEGNGEFKTIGLVMSKEGNEAVQYEFKDKITARDVEPSYRIKVINNDKIITYSDVKKIRLGSEQSISVKVFPNPSSENIRINLPAVENGSMFVCRMYSTEGRIVKVSNVSAANPSVDIRSLSVGSYFMELYNPKSGKRFYTQFSKQ, encoded by the coding sequence ATGATTAGAAAGTTACTCTTGTTGCTGGTTGTAATAACAATCTTGCAAAACACATCTTACTCTCAGGGCGCTGAAATTTACGGTAATTGTTTTTATAGAAGCACAACAGAAACCATTGTTGTTCGTCTCGCATTAAGTAACCCCACAGGATCCAATCAAGGTCAAATGCGCCTTATGGGGATGCGTTTTGGATTTCAATATAACGCAGATCAGGTAACCTACGAGGGTTATTACAGTTATATGACTGGCCTTAACGACGGCAGTTATTTACCCTTTATTGGTCCTGATACACAAGCCGGGGGGGCTGATATTGATCCAAATCTGTTTTCAGGAACAGGGTTAAGAACTGCGCCTATACTCAATCCTAATGGCACATCTAAAATTATGACTGTTCGTTATATTAACAGATCGACAGCTGATTGTGATAACGGTTTAGGAATACCTGCTGGTACTACAGCCATATTATTGGATATATTCTTTAAACTTAAAAACCCAGGGGTAAGGCCTCCATCATATTATCATTTAACTGACCCGGATTATGGCTTTGGTGATCCTCAATTTATAGCGCAATTTTTCGACAAACAAAACGGTGGGCACACTGCGTCTCTTACGGATAGTTATAAGGAAATTGGAGTTACTGCAATCCGTGAAGGGAACTCCAATAATCCTTACCAGCCTTTTGATATAAGTGACTGTGATAACCAGAATTATAACCCAATTACAATTGGCAAGGATGATGTTAATTTCATTACTCCAATTAATGGAGTGTTATCAGGCAAAGCAATTGATGCAACTGTTCAGGACAAAGACAATCATGTGTTGGTAAATTGGAAATCTGAATACAATCAATTAGTTGATTACTTTGAAGTACAACGCAAAGAGGGTAATGGTGAATTTAAAACAATTGGTTTGGTGATGAGTAAAGAAGGTAATGAAGCCGTTCAGTACGAGTTCAAAGATAAAATCACCGCACGTGATGTTGAGCCATCCTATCGCATTAAAGTAATTAATAACGATAAGATCATTACCTACAGCGACGTCAAAAAAATAAGATTAGGAAGTGAACAAAGCATAAGCGTGAAAGTGTTTCCGAATCCAAGTTCAGAAAACATTCGAATCAATCTTCCTGCGGTTGAGAATGGCAGCATGTTTGTTTGTCGCATGTATAGCACAGAAGGCAGGATCGTGAAGGTTTCAAATGTATCTGCGGCTAATCCTTCGGTTGATATTAGATCGTTAAGTGTTGGTTCTTATTTCATGGAACTATACAATCCTAAATCTGGTAAACGTTTCTATACACAGTTCAGCAAACAATAA
- a CDS encoding DNA alkylation repair protein → MHSYLTPLIKLFEQHANAGNAEGMKAYMLHQFDFFGLKAPEWRKLSKEYFKKELPEFKEVEAIIKDCWQHPKREMQYVGIELLACYQKQWTKQTINIIEYILTHKSWWETVDHAATALTGPYFKKFPEQRQKLTGKWNKSSNFWLQRSSIMFQKMYKEETDADLLGKHILALKNSKEFFIQKAIGWALREYSKTDEKWVKAFVKKHSLSPLSEREALKRVSK, encoded by the coding sequence ATGCATTCATATCTCACTCCACTTATAAAATTATTTGAGCAACATGCCAATGCCGGTAATGCAGAAGGCATGAAAGCTTATATGTTGCACCAATTTGATTTTTTTGGCTTGAAAGCTCCCGAGTGGCGCAAACTCAGTAAAGAATATTTTAAGAAAGAGTTACCCGAATTTAAAGAAGTTGAAGCCATTATTAAAGACTGTTGGCAACATCCAAAAAGAGAAATGCAATATGTGGGTATAGAATTACTTGCTTGTTATCAAAAACAATGGACAAAACAAACCATCAACATTATTGAATACATACTCACACATAAAAGCTGGTGGGAAACTGTTGATCATGCTGCTACAGCATTAACCGGACCATACTTTAAAAAATTTCCTGAGCAACGACAAAAGCTCACGGGTAAATGGAATAAGAGCAGCAATTTCTGGCTTCAACGCAGCAGTATTATGTTTCAGAAAATGTACAAGGAGGAAACGGATGCAGATTTATTAGGTAAGCATATTCTTGCTCTTAAAAATTCAAAAGAATTCTTCATTCAGAAAGCTATTGGCTGGGCGTTAAGAGAGTACTCCAAAACGGATGAAAAGTGGGTAAAGGCGTTTGTAAAAAAACATTCCCTTTCACCGTTAAGTGAAAGGGAAGCTTTGAAAAGAGTCAGCAAGTAA
- a CDS encoding gamma-glutamyltransferase family protein, translated as MRKLFSLATAFLFSLSLFAQQTQKPPLHGKQWMAITGKPLAATAGSMIFQKGGNAVDAACAMLGATCTMWDVLSWGGETQALIYNPKTGKVIGINALGVAPTGATAEFYKSKGYNFPPEYGPLAAVTPGTVGGLCLMLANYGSMSLKEVLAPSMQLASGYPIDAQTANSMERGKQRIKEWPYSKKVFLPHPGEKREAPEAGEIFVQKDLLETLSKMVEAEQDALKKGKSRKEAIMAAYDRFYKGDIAKEFVRGCQEQGGLITMNDLANWKPIEEEPMHVNYKGIEVYKLQQWTQGPMLLQSLNILENFDLKNMGYNSTRYIHTLYQTMNMTFADRDFYYGDPAFPPSEPMQGLLSKAYAKQRARMISMERNMTNVGPGDPYPFEGKTNPFVDVLKKRGYSLDTTSTQNRNFAPAHDVRNEAVAAIDEAYMERLWAGTTSVEAADAEGWVVSITPSGGWLPATIAGNTGVGMSQRGQSFVLDASLNPFNVIETGKRPRVTLTPTMALKDGKPFLSFAVQGGDTQDQNLLQFFLNIVEFGMTVQEACEAANINTNQLWLSLGGSKNEDRQPKPGSLLLHDNTPEWVRKELRQMGYTLSFDDRTSGPINAIWFDWKHKSFWGGSSNHGEDYGISW; from the coding sequence ATGAGAAAATTATTCAGTCTGGCAACAGCCTTCCTGTTTTCGTTATCATTATTTGCCCAACAAACGCAGAAACCTCCGCTTCATGGAAAACAATGGATGGCCATCACAGGAAAACCACTGGCAGCAACAGCCGGCTCTATGATCTTTCAAAAAGGTGGCAATGCTGTTGATGCCGCTTGTGCCATGTTGGGAGCAACCTGCACCATGTGGGATGTATTAAGCTGGGGTGGTGAAACACAGGCACTCATTTACAATCCGAAAACAGGAAAAGTAATTGGCATCAATGCATTGGGTGTTGCACCAACCGGTGCCACAGCTGAATTCTATAAAAGTAAAGGGTATAATTTTCCTCCGGAGTATGGTCCGCTTGCTGCAGTTACACCCGGCACCGTTGGTGGATTATGCCTGATGTTGGCAAACTATGGCAGCATGAGTTTGAAAGAGGTGCTTGCACCATCTATGCAACTGGCGTCAGGTTATCCTATTGATGCACAAACGGCCAACAGTATGGAACGTGGTAAACAACGCATCAAAGAATGGCCTTACAGTAAAAAAGTATTTCTTCCGCATCCTGGTGAAAAAAGAGAAGCTCCTGAAGCAGGAGAAATTTTTGTACAAAAAGATCTATTGGAAACACTCAGCAAAATGGTGGAAGCAGAACAGGATGCCTTGAAAAAAGGAAAGAGTCGTAAAGAAGCCATCATGGCGGCGTATGATCGTTTTTACAAAGGTGATATTGCAAAAGAGTTTGTTCGTGGTTGCCAGGAACAGGGTGGTTTAATTACCATGAATGATTTGGCCAACTGGAAACCCATTGAAGAAGAACCCATGCATGTGAATTATAAAGGCATCGAAGTGTACAAACTGCAGCAATGGACACAAGGGCCGATGTTATTGCAAAGCCTCAACATCCTGGAGAATTTTGATTTGAAAAATATGGGTTATAACAGCACGAGATATATTCATACGCTCTATCAAACCATGAATATGACATTTGCTGATCGTGATTTTTATTATGGCGATCCTGCTTTTCCACCGTCAGAACCAATGCAGGGCTTGCTAAGTAAAGCATATGCAAAGCAACGTGCAAGAATGATCTCGATGGAACGGAACATGACAAACGTTGGACCCGGTGATCCTTATCCATTTGAAGGAAAAACAAATCCATTTGTTGATGTGCTGAAAAAAAGAGGCTATAGTTTAGATACCACTTCTACTCAAAACAGAAACTTCGCTCCTGCACATGATGTGCGCAATGAAGCTGTTGCAGCTATTGATGAAGCATACATGGAACGTTTGTGGGCCGGCACCACGTCAGTAGAAGCTGCTGATGCAGAAGGTTGGGTGGTTTCTATTACTCCTTCTGGCGGATGGTTACCAGCAACCATTGCCGGTAATACAGGAGTTGGCATGAGTCAGCGTGGACAAAGCTTTGTATTGGATGCATCGTTAAATCCCTTCAATGTAATTGAGACAGGCAAACGTCCAAGAGTAACCTTAACCCCAACCATGGCATTGAAAGATGGCAAACCATTTTTATCATTTGCTGTGCAAGGCGGCGATACACAGGATCAAAACCTGTTGCAGTTTTTTTTGAATATTGTTGAGTTTGGTATGACTGTTCAGGAGGCATGCGAAGCAGCTAACATTAATACCAACCAACTGTGGCTGTCATTGGGTGGAAGTAAAAATGAAGATCGCCAACCAAAACCAGGAAGTTTATTGTTGCATGATAACACACCTGAATGGGTACGTAAAGAATTACGACAGATGGGTTATACACTTTCGTTTGATGACAGAACAAGTGGACCCATCAATGCAATCTGGTTCGATTGGAAGCATAAAAGTTTTTGGGGCGGCAGCAGTAATCATGGAGAAGATTATGGAATCAGTTGGTAA